A single region of the Nicotiana sylvestris chromosome 6, ASM39365v2, whole genome shotgun sequence genome encodes:
- the LOC138870538 gene encoding uncharacterized protein, whose product MGTSSGVWTFFTDGASNVKGSGLDIVLKPPTSGMIRQSIKTAKLTNNEAEYEDMIAGLELAKGLGAEVIEAKCDSLLVVNQVNGNFEVREERMQRYLDKIQVTLHRFKEWTLVHIPQEQNSEADALANLGSSIENDDILPKVFV is encoded by the coding sequence gcctcgaatgtgaaagggtccgggctcGACATAGTTCTGAAGCCACCTACGAGCGGCATGattaggcaatctataaaaactgcaaagttgactaacaacgaagccgagtatgaggatatgattgcaggtctggaaTTGGCCAAAGGCCTAGGAGCGGAGGTCATCGAAGCAAAATGTGATTCCCTTCTGGTGGTAAATCAGGTAAATGGGAacttcgaggttcgagaagaaaggatgcaaagatacttagacaaaattcaagtcacattgcaccgcttcaaagaatggactctggTCCACATACCTCAAGAGCAGAATAGCGAGGCTGATGCCCTTGCAAACTTGGGATCGTCTATCGAGAATGACGACATACTCCCCAAGGTTTTTGTTTAG